A region from the Chrysoperla carnea chromosome 4, inChrCarn1.1, whole genome shotgun sequence genome encodes:
- the LOC123297457 gene encoding COP9 signalosome complex subunit 3 has product MASALEQFVNNVCTLSAQGNYRELVETINQSTEVLIKGGPHLDNVLETLDLQQHSLGYLAVLCTKFALPPTNAQNDNRLKQAEDFIIGCIGEQVRFAPETFAALCHLVTNRLLELGQPMRGISLHLRAIQKIQLHSTQLTSVHADLCQLCLLAKCFKPALPILDNDITAINQEGNQFDTKYFLLYYYYGGMIYTAVKNLDRALYFFEVVVTTPAMAVSHIMLEAYKKYILVSLILHGKVQNIPKYTSQVVGRFMKPLSQPYHDLAVAYGTNNSEELRTTVTRYGDTFTRDQNMGLVKQVVSSLYKKNIQRLTKTFLTLSLTDVASRVQLPGPADAERYILNMIEDGDIFATINQKDGMVIFHDAPEKYDSPGTLRSLEKRMADSAALAKRVQSMEEEIISNPVYIKKAAGAAEQDSVPAGPTGSYVI; this is encoded by the exons ATGGCCTCTGCCTTGGAGCAATTTGTAAATAACGTTTGTACATTATCAGCCcaag gaaaCTATCGGGAACTAGTCGAAACAATAAATCAATCCACAGAAGTACTTATTAAAGGCGGTCCTCACTTAGATAATGTTCTTGAAACTTTAGATTTGCAACAACATTCTCTAGGATATTTAGCTgtattatgtacaaaatttgcTTTACCACCAACAAATGCTCAAAATGATAATCGCTTAAAACAAGCTGAAGATTTTATTATAGGATGTATTGGAGAACAAGTTCGATTTGCTCCAGAAACAT TTGCAGCTCTTTGCCACCTTGTAACTAATAGGCTCTTAGAATTAGGCCAACCAATGCGTGGAATATCGTTACATTTACGAGCTATTCAGAAAATACAGTTACACTCAACACAACTAACATCGGTTCATGCAGATCTGTGTCAATTATGTTTACTCGCAAAATGTTTTAAGCCGGCATTGCCAATATTGGATAATGATATAACAGCTATCAATCAAGAA GGAAATCAATTtgacacaaaatattttctactataTTACTACTATGGAGGAATGATTTATACAGCAGTGAAAAATTTAGATAGAGCTTTATATTTCTTTGAAGTTGTCGTCACAACACCTGCAATGGCTGTATCGCATATTATGTTAGAagcgtataaaaaatatatactagtGTCATTAATTTTACATGGAAAAGtgcaaaatattccaaaatatacATCACAAGTGGTAGGACGTTTTATGAAACCATTAAGTCAACCTTATCACGATTTAGCTGTTGCATATGGTACGAATAATTCAGAAGAGTTGAGAACAACAGTTACACGATATGGAGATACATTTACGCGTGATCAAAATATGGGTCTTGTCAAACAAGTGGTGTCATCGCTTTATAAAAAGAACATACAGCgtttaacaaaaacatttttaacattatccTTAACTGATGTAGCAAGTCGTGTACAGTTACCTGGACCCGCTGATGCTGAGCGATACATTCTTAATATG attGAAGATGGAGACATTTTTGCAACGATTAATCAAAAAGATGGAATGGTAATATTTCACGATGCCCCTGAAAAATACGATTCACCAGGTACTTTACGAAGTTTAGAGAAACGTATGGCTGATAGTGCGGCATTAGCTAAACGCGTTCAAAGTATGGAAGAAGAAATAATCTCGAATCCTGTTTATATAAAGAAAGCAGCAGGTGCAGCTGAACAAGATTCAGTACCTGCTGGTCCTACTGGTTCTTacgttatttaa